In Accipiter gentilis chromosome 22, bAccGen1.1, whole genome shotgun sequence, the following are encoded in one genomic region:
- the SNAP23 gene encoding synaptosomal-associated protein 23: MAELSPEEIQLRANQVTDESLESTRRILSLAVESQDVGTKTITMLGEQGEQLNRIEEGMDQINKDMREAEKTLTELNKCCGLCVCPCNRTKNFEASKAYRATWGDGTENSADHVISMQPRSINQQQPQTSGGPSGGYITRITNDAREDEMDENLAQVGNILGNLKNMALDMGNEIDAQNKQIDRINVKADTNRERIEQANIRAKKLIDN; the protein is encoded by the exons ATGGCTGAACTATCACCTGAAGAAATTCAGCTGAGGGCCAACCAGGTCACGGATGAG TCTTTGGAAAGCACAAGGAGGATTCTCAGCTTGGCTGTTGAG TCCCAGGATGTCGGTACCAAAACTATCACCATGCTGGGTGAACAGGGAG AACAACTAAATCGCATAGAAGAAGGCATGGACCAGATAAATAAGGATATGAGAGAAGCTGAGAAGACACTGACAGAGCTCAACAAATGTTGTGGGCTCTGTGTCTGTCCTTGTAACAG GACGAAGAACTTTGAGGCTAGCAAGGCTTACAGAGCAACCTGGGGAGATGGAACGGAGAACTCAGCAGATCATGTAATATCCATGCAACCAAGAAGTATAAATCAGCAGCAGCCTCAGACTTCTGGAGGACCAAGTGGTGGATATATTACAAG GATAACAAATGATGCCAGAGAAGATGAAATGGATGAAAATCTTGCTCAAGTGGGAAACATTCTTGGGAATTTGAAAAACATGGCTTTGGATATGGGCAATGAGATTGATGCCCAGAATAAACAAATAGACCGGATAAATGTAAAG GCCGATACAAACAGGGAACGCATTGAGCAAGCCAACATCAGAGCCAAGAAACTAATTGACAATTAA